The proteins below come from a single Candidatus Omnitrophota bacterium genomic window:
- the neuB gene encoding N-acetylneuraminate synthase produces MKNNRSVTIGNKRIGVGMPVFIIAEAGVNHNGELSLAKKMVDVAADAGADAVKFQAFRADELATVNAPKAEYQKRTAPGKSQFEMLKELELSRSDLESLFDHCKKRGIIFLTTPFDPKSALVLQEIGVSAFKISSGEITNDPLLSQVGGYGKPIILSTGMSTLKEVRAAVNTIYESGNRKLVLLHCTSNYPARYEDVNLKAIDTLRAEFGVPAGYSDHAEGLEAACAAAARGASVIEKHFTLDRNMPGPDHLSSIEPDELKRMVRSIRNIERSMGDGRKVMTANEAPVRMVARKSVVAEVDIPAGTVVRDDMLALKRPGTGIEPRLIGRVIGKRARRTIKRDTLLTWKMLS; encoded by the coding sequence ATGAAAAATAACAGATCGGTCACCATAGGGAATAAGAGGATAGGCGTCGGTATGCCAGTATTCATAATAGCCGAGGCGGGTGTGAACCATAACGGGGAGCTGTCGCTTGCGAAGAAGATGGTGGATGTCGCCGCCGACGCCGGAGCGGATGCGGTAAAGTTCCAGGCATTCAGGGCGGACGAGCTCGCCACGGTAAACGCCCCGAAGGCCGAGTACCAGAAGAGGACGGCCCCGGGCAAGTCGCAATTCGAGATGCTGAAAGAGCTTGAGCTTTCCCGGTCCGATCTCGAGTCCCTCTTCGATCACTGTAAAAAGAGAGGCATCATATTCCTGACGACGCCGTTCGACCCGAAGAGCGCACTGGTCCTGCAGGAGATCGGAGTCTCCGCGTTCAAGATAAGCTCAGGAGAGATCACCAACGACCCGTTATTATCTCAAGTAGGAGGTTATGGTAAGCCCATAATACTCTCCACCGGCATGTCCACTCTGAAAGAGGTGAGGGCGGCGGTAAATACCATTTACGAAAGCGGCAACAGGAAACTTGTGCTCCTCCACTGCACTTCGAACTACCCGGCGAGGTATGAGGACGTGAACCTGAAGGCGATCGATACGCTCCGCGCCGAGTTCGGAGTGCCGGCAGGTTATTCCGACCATGCAGAAGGCCTGGAGGCGGCATGTGCCGCCGCGGCAAGAGGCGCATCAGTCATCGAAAAACACTTTACGCTCGACAGGAATATGCCGGGGCCGGACCATCTCTCTTCGATCGAGCCCGATGAACTTAAGAGGATGGTGCGCTCGATACGGAATATCGAGAGGTCGATGGGTGACGGCAGGAAGGTCATGACGGCCAATGAGGCGCCCGTGCGCATGGTCGCAAGGAAGAGTGTGGTGGCGGAGGTAGATATCCCCGCGGGGACCGTGGTGCGCGATGATATGCTCGCCCTCAAAAGGCCGGGGACCGGCATAGAGCCGAGGCTCATCGGCAGGGTGATCGGAAAAAGGGCGAGACGCACGATAAAGCGTGATACCCTGCTTACATGGAAGATGCTCTCATGA
- a CDS encoding cytidylyltransferase — MICAILKGRKGSKGFPGKNMYKVLGKPLSYYPMASAEGCPEVDETYVTTDDEALMKLARNNGVKVIERPPELCTDAALGDDVYVHAYGLIKKEYEKRGKDVELVVLLMCNAPCITSAAISEGIKVLRAHPDYDSAVTVSKYNMWSPLRARKEDDNGLLKPFVPFEVFGDPKKLSCDRDSQGDVWFADMGVSIVRPRCIENIKEGLLPQKWMGQKIYPLKQWGGLDVDYEWQIPQAEAWLRDHGFKGKG, encoded by the coding sequence ATGATATGCGCGATATTGAAAGGGCGTAAGGGGAGCAAGGGGTTCCCGGGTAAGAACATGTATAAGGTGCTCGGGAAGCCGCTTTCCTATTATCCTATGGCTTCCGCGGAGGGTTGTCCCGAGGTCGACGAGACATATGTGACCACCGATGACGAAGCGCTCATGAAGCTGGCCCGCAATAACGGAGTGAAGGTCATCGAGCGTCCTCCCGAGCTATGCACCGATGCCGCCCTGGGAGATGACGTTTATGTGCATGCGTACGGTCTCATAAAGAAGGAGTATGAGAAGAGAGGGAAAGATGTGGAGCTCGTCGTGCTTCTCATGTGCAATGCGCCGTGCATTACAAGCGCGGCCATATCCGAAGGCATAAAGGTCCTGAGGGCGCATCCCGACTACGACTCTGCCGTAACCGTCTCTAAATATAATATGTGGAGTCCGTTGAGGGCGCGAAAGGAAGATGATAACGGCCTATTGAAACCGTTCGTCCCGTTCGAGGTCTTCGGTGATCCGAAGAAGCTGAGCTGTGACAGGGATTCACAGGGCGATGTGTGGTTCGCCGATATGGGTGTATCCATAGTCAGGCCGCGATGCATCGAGAATATCAAAGAAGGGCTCCTGCCGCAGAAGTGGATGGGGCAAAAGATATATCCGCTGAAGCAGTGGGGCGGTCTCGATGTCGACTACGAGTGGCAGATACCGCAGGCGGAGGCCTGGCTCAGGGACCACGGTTTCAAAGGGAAGGGATAA
- a CDS encoding NAD-dependent epimerase/dehydratase family protein, which translates to MIPKKDLKKAVASQDASIKDVMRLIDHSGLRVAYIVDDKKRLIGAASDSEIRKAILKGSDVSEKVKAIINPHPVFLREKDLSNGYVAKKAVRELRARMPDSRYILVVDGKGRPCRMAFCDAITGENALRPHRKRVMGRNILVVGGAGYLGSILVRRLLEHGARVKVLDLLMYGAESMDGLAGKRNFTLVEGDMRNISTMVRSLEGVDSVVNLAAIVGDPACKNKPEAAIETNYLANKVLAEACRYHQINRFIYASTCSVYGMMDDELPLDEDSPLNPVSLYARSKIRSEEGVLGLVDENFSPTILRMGTLYGYSPRMRFDLVVNTMTKTAMVEKRIKVHGGGRQWRPLVHVKDAAEAYVRCLESPINAVKGEVFNVGSDGQNYQIFTVAEVVQRHVPGSRLINEGESKDQRNYNVSFAKAASTLGLRAANDLKEGVIEIRKWLMGRSAEDLEDARYYNVEYGQ; encoded by the coding sequence ATGATCCCAAAAAAAGACCTTAAGAAGGCCGTGGCGTCACAGGACGCCTCCATAAAAGACGTGATGCGGCTCATAGACCACTCGGGGTTGAGGGTGGCTTATATCGTAGATGACAAAAAACGTCTTATAGGGGCGGCGAGCGACAGCGAGATAAGGAAGGCGATCCTTAAGGGGAGCGATGTGTCGGAGAAAGTGAAGGCCATAATCAATCCGCATCCGGTCTTCCTGCGGGAAAAGGACCTTTCGAACGGATATGTGGCGAAGAAGGCCGTAAGGGAACTGCGTGCACGCATGCCGGACAGCCGTTACATACTGGTCGTGGACGGCAAGGGCCGTCCCTGCAGGATGGCGTTCTGCGATGCCATTACCGGCGAGAACGCCCTGCGGCCTCACAGGAAGCGCGTGATGGGCAGGAATATTCTCGTAGTGGGCGGCGCCGGATATCTCGGCTCGATCCTTGTCAGGCGCCTCCTCGAGCACGGGGCGAGGGTCAAAGTCCTGGACCTCCTGATGTACGGGGCAGAGTCGATGGACGGCCTTGCCGGAAAGAGGAATTTTACCCTCGTCGAAGGAGATATGAGGAATATATCCACTATGGTCAGGTCCCTTGAGGGTGTCGACAGCGTGGTGAACCTGGCGGCCATAGTAGGCGACCCTGCCTGCAAGAATAAGCCGGAGGCCGCCATAGAGACGAACTACCTCGCCAACAAGGTCCTTGCCGAGGCGTGCAGGTACCACCAGATAAACCGTTTTATCTACGCCTCCACCTGCAGTGTCTACGGAATGATGGATGACGAGCTCCCTCTCGATGAAGATTCGCCTTTAAACCCGGTATCGCTCTATGCGCGTTCAAAGATAAGGTCCGAAGAAGGGGTGCTCGGTCTTGTCGACGAGAACTTCTCGCCCACGATACTGCGCATGGGCACCCTATACGGATATTCGCCAAGGATGAGGTTCGACCTCGTCGTCAATACGATGACCAAGACGGCTATGGTCGAGAAACGTATAAAGGTCCACGGCGGGGGCAGGCAATGGCGGCCGCTCGTACATGTAAAAGACGCCGCAGAGGCGTATGTGAGGTGTCTCGAATCGCCCATAAACGCGGTGAAGGGCGAGGTCTTCAACGTAGGTTCGGACGGCCAGAATTATCAGATATTCACCGTAGCGGAGGTGGTGCAGAGGCATGTCCCCGGATCGCGCCTCATCAACGAAGGAGAGTCTAAAGACCAGCGCAATTATAACGTATCTTTCGCAAAGGCCGCATCGACGCTCGGGTTGAGGGCGGCGAACGACCTTAAGGAAGGCGTCATAGAGATCAGGAAATGGCTTATGGGTAGGAGTGCGGAAGACCTGGAAGATGCCAGATACTATAACGTGGAGTACGGACAATGA
- a CDS encoding radical SAM protein, with amino-acid sequence MGKTMKPDATMKVNSNVHRMAGADLLANPDARFMEYRRNWKEWPENFSTGGFPLFIDIEATNACNLSCPFCPTTPKREVLEKDLISPDLVARIIDEGAANGLAGVKFNIRGEPLLHPRIAEFVKHAKSAGLIDVYFNTNGMLLTEEMSERLIDASLDRISVSFEGYTKEMYEKYRVGSKYETVLANIETMQALKRRMGADRPKLRVQTVMLPEIETIKEEYKDFWKGRADEVIFLDHQETGEKRRGRKYPWACQQLWQRMAVFCDGTILPCNHDFDGLIALGNIKEISIKDAWCSDKLNRIRELHRKGAAHEIPACDNCCLRHSEIDNFLKREKGGVPK; translated from the coding sequence ATGGGAAAAACGATGAAGCCTGACGCTACCATGAAGGTCAATTCCAACGTCCACAGGATGGCCGGTGCCGACCTGCTTGCTAACCCTGACGCGCGTTTCATGGAATACAGGCGGAATTGGAAAGAATGGCCGGAGAATTTCAGTACGGGCGGTTTCCCTTTATTCATCGACATCGAGGCGACTAACGCGTGCAACCTCTCATGCCCGTTCTGTCCTACCACGCCGAAGCGGGAGGTGCTCGAGAAGGACCTGATAAGCCCGGACCTTGTGGCACGGATCATAGACGAAGGGGCGGCGAACGGCCTGGCCGGCGTCAAGTTCAATATCCGCGGAGAACCGCTCCTCCATCCCCGCATAGCTGAATTTGTGAAGCATGCTAAGTCGGCGGGGCTCATAGACGTCTATTTTAACACCAACGGCATGCTATTGACCGAAGAGATGTCGGAAAGGCTGATCGACGCCTCTCTGGACAGGATATCGGTTTCGTTCGAAGGGTATACGAAAGAGATGTATGAAAAGTACCGGGTGGGGTCGAAATATGAAACGGTCCTGGCCAATATAGAGACGATGCAGGCCTTGAAGAGGCGCATGGGAGCGGACCGGCCCAAGCTCAGGGTCCAGACCGTTATGCTGCCCGAGATAGAGACGATAAAGGAAGAGTATAAGGATTTCTGGAAGGGCCGTGCCGATGAGGTGATATTCCTGGACCACCAGGAGACCGGGGAGAAGAGACGCGGCCGGAAATATCCGTGGGCGTGCCAGCAGTTGTGGCAGAGGATGGCCGTATTCTGCGACGGGACGATACTGCCATGTAACCACGACTTCGACGGCCTCATAGCGCTGGGAAATATCAAAGAGATATCTATAAAAGATGCGTGGTGCTCGGATAAACTCAATCGGATAAGAGAGCTACACAGGAAGGGCGCGGCGCACGAGATACCGGCGTGCGATAACTGCTGCCTGAGGCATAGCGAGATAGACAACTTTCTAAAAAGAGAGAAAGGCGGAGTACCAAAATGA
- the neuC gene encoding UDP-N-acetylglucosamine 2-epimerase translates to MKKKICAITGSRADYGIYHPVFRAIKGSRHLELYIVATCMHLMREFGYTAREIEKDGFRIYRKADISYGEDTAVAMSVSVGKAVILLSKIFAELRPDVVMVLGDRGEMLSGAIAANYLNIPVAHIHGGEVSGHVDGLLRHAITKLAHIHLAPTKGSGERIIRMGEEPWRVHVVGAPALDRIINGRFSPRAKLIKRYKIDPTSPLILAVQHPVSTEIGKAASHMKIMLDAVRETGVQTIVAYPNADAGGRRMIEVIRSYKRYPFIKAFKSIPHEDYLGLMKIASVLVGNSSSGIIEAPSFGLPVVNIGARQHGRERSPNIIDVRCVKGEIVNAVKKAMSDSAFRKGAARHRNLYGDGNAAKRIVSLLEDIKIGDRLLHKRITY, encoded by the coding sequence ATGAAGAAGAAGATATGCGCCATAACGGGAAGCCGCGCCGATTACGGGATATATCATCCTGTATTCCGTGCCATTAAAGGTTCGCGGCATCTCGAGCTGTATATAGTAGCCACCTGCATGCATCTCATGCGCGAGTTCGGATATACGGCAAGGGAGATAGAGAAGGACGGTTTCCGTATTTACAGGAAGGCGGACATCTCATACGGCGAAGATACGGCCGTCGCTATGTCCGTCTCTGTCGGCAAGGCGGTCATCCTGCTGTCAAAGATATTCGCGGAGTTAAGGCCGGATGTAGTAATGGTCCTCGGGGACAGGGGCGAGATGCTCTCAGGCGCCATAGCCGCCAATTACCTCAATATTCCCGTCGCGCATATCCACGGAGGAGAGGTCTCCGGCCATGTCGACGGTCTCCTGCGCCATGCCATAACGAAGCTGGCCCATATCCACCTGGCCCCTACAAAAGGTTCCGGGGAGAGGATAATCAGGATGGGGGAAGAGCCGTGGAGGGTGCATGTGGTGGGCGCGCCTGCGCTCGATCGTATAATTAACGGGCGATTCTCCCCCCGCGCTAAGCTCATCAAAAGATATAAGATAGATCCGACCTCGCCTTTGATCCTGGCCGTGCAGCACCCCGTATCCACCGAAATAGGGAAGGCGGCCTCCCATATGAAGATCATGCTCGATGCGGTCCGGGAGACAGGGGTGCAGACGATCGTCGCATATCCGAACGCCGATGCGGGCGGCAGAAGGATGATCGAAGTGATACGGTCTTACAAAAGATACCCGTTCATAAAGGCGTTCAAGAGCATCCCGCACGAAGATTACCTGGGGTTGATGAAGATCGCCTCGGTCCTTGTCGGGAATTCCTCGAGCGGCATCATAGAGGCGCCTTCTTTCGGCCTGCCGGTGGTCAATATAGGCGCCAGGCAACACGGCCGCGAGAGGAGCCCCAATATAATAGATGTGCGGTGCGTTAAGGGTGAGATAGTGAATGCCGTAAAGAAGGCCATGTCCGACAGCGCATTCAGGAAAGGCGCGGCCCGGCATCGCAACCTGTACGGCGACGGGAACGCGGCAAAGAGGATCGTCTCTCTGCTCGAGGATATAAAGATAGGCGACCGCCTTCTCCATAAACGGATAACATACTGA
- a CDS encoding histidinol-phosphate transaminase, whose translation MSFKYKEWVKPVLRERGADETRYGSLRLEKNERVTPFSTGFWKKAAGRITQECVMAYPEPERLYKKLSAFHGYGVDHFMLTAGSDAAIRHAFDLCVKPGDGVVTLKPTFAMVEVYCELYGAGKRFAGFDKDLTLDTKKLLNDIDEKVSLVVIANPNSPTGTYIELPMMKKIVAKAEGAGAVVLIDEAYHGFCPKTSISLIEDHDNVMVTRTFSKACGLAGARIGYIAASPVLTALLYKFRPMYEASGPAVILAEEVLDNWEEVRKYLVGTKLGEKYLIRELDRLGFRYVSTVSNFIHIDFGTKKEKALASFKKADIRVRSGLPIKGYETFLRITTGPEEAMKRLIKVMEKL comes from the coding sequence ATGTCTTTTAAATATAAAGAGTGGGTGAAGCCGGTCCTGAGGGAGCGGGGCGCCGACGAGACGAGATACGGCTCGCTTCGCCTGGAGAAGAATGAAAGGGTAACGCCTTTCTCTACCGGGTTCTGGAAAAAGGCCGCCGGCCGCATCACCCAGGAGTGCGTAATGGCCTACCCCGAGCCGGAACGCCTCTATAAGAAGCTGAGCGCGTTCCACGGTTACGGAGTCGACCATTTCATGCTGACTGCCGGCTCTGACGCCGCCATCCGCCATGCGTTCGACCTCTGTGTAAAACCGGGCGATGGCGTGGTCACCCTTAAGCCGACATTTGCCATGGTAGAGGTGTATTGCGAGTTGTACGGCGCCGGGAAGCGGTTTGCCGGTTTTGATAAAGACCTCACGCTCGACACGAAAAAACTTTTGAACGATATAGACGAAAAGGTATCTCTTGTTGTCATCGCGAATCCCAATAGCCCCACAGGCACATATATAGAGTTGCCTATGATGAAGAAGATCGTCGCGAAGGCCGAAGGGGCCGGCGCAGTGGTCCTGATAGACGAGGCATATCACGGTTTTTGCCCCAAGACATCCATTTCTCTTATAGAGGACCATGATAATGTCATGGTGACCAGGACATTCTCGAAGGCGTGCGGCCTCGCGGGCGCGCGTATAGGATATATAGCGGCCTCTCCCGTGCTTACCGCTCTCCTGTACAAATTCAGGCCCATGTATGAGGCGAGCGGTCCGGCCGTAATACTGGCCGAGGAGGTCCTGGATAACTGGGAAGAGGTCAGGAAGTATCTTGTCGGCACAAAACTCGGCGAAAAGTATCTGATAAGGGAACTGGACCGCCTCGGGTTCCGGTATGTCAGCACGGTATCTAACTTCATACATATAGATTTCGGTACGAAAAAGGAAAAGGCGCTTGCATCATTTAAGAAGGCAGATATCAGGGTGAGGAGCGGTCTCCCGATAAAGGGATACGAGACCTTCCTGCGGATAACCACAGGTCCCGAAGAGGCGATGAAGAGGCTCATAAAGGTGATGGAAAAATTATG
- a CDS encoding radical SAM protein: MKLLLVWPNKDSFGFKPIGISLLAGIARQLGWETKLFDTTGIDFGYTDNTQFGQSVKMFKPVDPSSYNLKKEKLDLKEEFKKAFSEFRPDCVAIGVLSDEFRIAAQISAAAKEAMPDIPIIWGNKYPTLNPEKTLLSHNADFVCIGEGLRAFPEFLKAMAGGGDLYSIPNIWGNKKGSIVKNAPGPLVKDIDAMPYVDWEIFDKRQFYKPFDGRIYVGGDHMLNWGCPYHCTYCINHFYHGLYSNKYVMRRYSVKRILPELKHLVKRYGLQFFKFHDEDFLMRPVDNLRELGEAYRDEIGLPFTIETNPKSVTEEKVRILKEMNCASASIAIETGDLHLRRDVLKRVDTEEDVIRAFSLFRDAGIRTVSFNMLGIPFETRKTYYATVELNRNAGVQYPQVGLFFPFEGTELREIAIRENLFDPDEGSLYDRDNPPMKFPNLSKRELMEMRNVFPLYVKLPKSFWPFIERSEIQDDAGRMLRKEILDVYDKTVWSNNGWYDGGASEEMYLGQLAGILSKGS, from the coding sequence ATGAAGCTCCTTTTAGTCTGGCCGAACAAAGATTCTTTCGGGTTCAAGCCGATAGGCATATCGCTCCTGGCCGGCATAGCGCGGCAGCTGGGGTGGGAGACGAAGCTATTCGATACCACCGGCATAGATTTCGGATATACGGATAATACGCAATTCGGGCAGTCCGTAAAGATGTTTAAGCCAGTAGATCCCTCATCCTATAATTTAAAGAAAGAGAAGCTCGACCTTAAGGAAGAGTTCAAAAAGGCGTTCAGTGAGTTCAGGCCCGATTGTGTGGCCATAGGAGTATTGAGCGATGAATTCAGGATAGCGGCCCAGATATCTGCGGCTGCAAAAGAGGCAATGCCGGATATCCCCATAATATGGGGTAATAAATATCCTACGCTGAATCCCGAAAAGACGCTCCTGTCGCATAATGCCGATTTCGTATGTATCGGTGAGGGATTAAGGGCCTTCCCCGAATTTTTGAAGGCGATGGCAGGCGGAGGCGACCTGTACAGCATACCGAATATATGGGGAAATAAAAAGGGTTCTATAGTAAAGAACGCTCCCGGACCGCTTGTGAAGGATATCGATGCCATGCCTTATGTCGATTGGGAGATATTCGACAAGAGGCAGTTTTATAAGCCGTTTGACGGACGGATATATGTGGGCGGAGACCATATGCTGAATTGGGGGTGCCCGTATCACTGTACATATTGTATAAACCATTTTTATCACGGGCTTTACTCGAACAAATATGTTATGAGAAGGTACAGCGTCAAGAGGATACTGCCGGAACTGAAGCACCTCGTAAAAAGATACGGGCTGCAGTTCTTTAAATTTCATGATGAAGATTTTCTGATGCGCCCCGTGGACAACCTCCGGGAGTTGGGGGAGGCGTACAGGGACGAAATCGGCCTCCCGTTCACCATAGAGACGAATCCAAAGTCCGTAACGGAGGAGAAGGTGCGCATACTTAAAGAGATGAACTGCGCAAGCGCTTCCATAGCGATAGAGACCGGTGACCTGCACCTGAGAAGAGATGTGCTGAAACGTGTGGATACGGAAGAGGACGTTATAAGGGCATTTTCCCTCTTCAGGGATGCAGGCATAAGGACCGTGTCGTTCAATATGCTCGGCATACCGTTCGAAACGCGCAAGACGTATTATGCCACCGTCGAGCTTAACAGGAATGCCGGTGTGCAATATCCACAGGTCGGGTTATTCTTCCCGTTCGAGGGGACGGAGCTTAGAGAGATAGCCATAAGGGAAAATCTATTTGATCCGGATGAAGGCAGCCTGTATGACAGAGACAATCCACCCATGAAGTTCCCAAACTTAAGCAAAAGGGAGCTTATGGAGATGCGGAACGTCTTCCCTTTATATGTCAAATTGCCAAAATCTTTTTGGCCTTTCATAGAGAGGTCAGAGATCCAGGATGATGCCGGCAGGATGTTGAGAAAAGAGATACTCGACGTGTATGATAAGACAGTGTGGTCTAATAACGGTTGGTATGACGGTGGCGCTTCGGAAGAAATGTATCTGGGGCAACTTGCAGGTATATTGTCAAAGGGATCGTGA
- a CDS encoding formyltransferase family protein, protein MDNKRAPRIVYAGDRAIAVKVLRFIAGEGVLPEVLLVTDAKRASHAEELKSLCGHLDGSRILEGSKFSKKEGLDLLSSVRPDYILCIHFPYIVTKEVLAIPSRGVLNLHPAYLPYNRGWHTPTWAIWDGTPYGATLHFMDEGVDTGDIVHQKRITVSPDDTADSLYKRVLDLEFEVFKEAWPSLVKGTYERRPQPGSGGTFHTKTDIERIREFDPAGDRTEIARKLRALTTNSMEEAAYMKIDGRIYRMQVKVSEDMRNDPKKRP, encoded by the coding sequence ATGGATAATAAAAGGGCCCCCAGGATAGTTTATGCAGGAGACCGCGCCATAGCCGTGAAGGTGCTCCGTTTTATCGCGGGAGAGGGCGTATTGCCCGAGGTGCTCCTCGTAACCGACGCAAAACGGGCTTCTCATGCGGAAGAGCTGAAGTCCCTCTGCGGCCACCTTGACGGTTCGAGGATACTGGAGGGCAGTAAGTTCTCCAAAAAGGAGGGGCTCGACCTGCTGAGCTCCGTCAGGCCCGATTATATATTGTGCATACATTTCCCTTATATAGTCACCAAAGAAGTGCTCGCGATACCAAGCCGCGGCGTCCTGAACCTCCACCCGGCGTACCTGCCTTACAACCGCGGGTGGCACACGCCTACATGGGCGATATGGGACGGCACGCCATATGGGGCTACGCTCCATTTCATGGATGAGGGCGTCGACACAGGTGATATCGTACACCAGAAGCGCATAACCGTTTCACCGGATGATACTGCCGACTCTCTCTACAAGAGGGTGCTCGACCTCGAATTCGAGGTATTCAAAGAGGCGTGGCCTTCCCTCGTCAAAGGCACCTATGAGCGAAGGCCCCAGCCCGGGAGCGGAGGCACGTTCCATACGAAGACCGACATAGAGAGGATAAGAGAGTTCGATCCGGCGGGAGACAGGACGGAGATCGCCAGGAAGCTGAGGGCGCTTACCACAAATAGCATGGAAGAGGCGGCATATATGAAGATAGACGGCAGAATATACAGGATGCAGGTAAAGGTTTCAGAGGATATGCGGAATGATCCCAAAAAAAGACCTTAA
- a CDS encoding DegT/DnrJ/EryC1/StrS family aminotransferase: MIEKGKRGGLKRRLPAIAGGKPAFDEPVPITRPTITGIGGLVKGYRRILESGMITNAGYVKEFENRVAEYTGARHAIALASCTSGLMLIMKALGLKGEVILPSFTFHATAHAVVWNGLKPVFVDCDPATYNIDPEEAEKAITPATSAILAVYIFGNPPDMDKLERIARRRDLKLIFDAAHGFGSVYKGRNAGTFGDAESFSLSPTKLVTAGEGGVVTTNDDKLAGMVRIGRNYGDPGTYDCAFSGLSARMDEFSGLLGIEGLKRLEAHAKRRNSIAALYTRRLSKLEGLTFQKIEGRNRSSYKDFSILVDGARFGITRDVLADALAAEKIVTKKYFYPAVHDQKIFLGFRNGAAKFEATERLAGGSLSLPLYSDMPLSDVERICDTIERIHGYYKRPG; encoded by the coding sequence ATGATAGAAAAGGGTAAACGAGGAGGCCTCAAGAGGCGGCTGCCCGCGATAGCCGGAGGTAAGCCGGCCTTCGACGAGCCGGTCCCTATCACCCGTCCCACCATAACGGGTATAGGCGGTCTTGTGAAAGGGTATCGCCGCATACTTGAGAGCGGCATGATCACCAATGCAGGATATGTGAAAGAATTTGAAAACAGGGTAGCTGAATACACCGGCGCAAGACATGCCATAGCGCTTGCCAGCTGCACAAGCGGGCTCATGCTTATCATGAAGGCGCTCGGGCTTAAGGGGGAGGTCATATTACCCAGTTTCACATTCCATGCGACGGCCCACGCCGTAGTATGGAACGGCCTGAAGCCCGTCTTCGTAGATTGCGACCCTGCCACTTATAATATAGATCCGGAAGAAGCGGAAAAGGCCATTACTCCCGCTACTTCCGCGATACTGGCGGTCTACATATTCGGAAATCCTCCGGATATGGATAAGCTGGAGCGGATAGCCAGAAGGCGGGATCTGAAGTTGATATTCGATGCCGCCCACGGTTTCGGTTCGGTATATAAAGGCCGGAATGCCGGCACGTTCGGCGACGCCGAGTCATTCAGTTTAAGTCCTACGAAACTCGTCACTGCCGGAGAGGGCGGGGTAGTCACTACGAACGACGACAAGCTGGCAGGGATGGTAAGGATAGGCAGGAATTACGGTGACCCGGGCACTTATGACTGCGCGTTCTCCGGATTGAGCGCAAGGATGGATGAGTTTTCCGGGCTCCTGGGGATCGAGGGCCTGAAGCGCCTGGAAGCTCATGCGAAGCGGAGAAACAGTATAGCCGCATTGTACACCAGACGCCTGTCGAAGCTGGAGGGCCTGACGTTCCAGAAGATAGAAGGACGGAACAGGTCTAGCTACAAGGACTTCTCTATCCTGGTCGATGGCGCAAGGTTCGGTATCACAAGGGACGTGCTTGCGGATGCCCTGGCCGCGGAGAAGATCGTGACGAAAAAGTATTTTTATCCTGCAGTCCACGACCAGAAGATATTTTTGGGATTTCGAAACGGCGCCGCTAAGTTTGAAGCGACTGAAAGGTTAGCGGGCGGCTCGCTCAGTTTACCGTTATATTCAGATATGCCGCTTTCCGATGTCGAGCGCATATGTGACACGATAGAGCGTATCCATGGTTATTATAAACGTCCCGGGTAA